The following proteins come from a genomic window of Hymenobacter canadensis:
- a CDS encoding aminotransferase class I/II-fold pyridoxal phosphate-dependent enzyme, translating into MDLFEKIAANRGPLGSHSHYAHGYFTFPKLEGEIKPRMIFRGKEVLTWSLNNYLGLANHPEVRKADADAAAEFGMALPMGARMMSGNSNLHEQLENELAEFVMKPDCMLLNFGYQGVVSIIDAMVNRHDVIVYDAESHACIIDGVRLHAGKRFVYTHNDMGSLEKQLERAKRLTDETGGGILVITEGVFGMSGNQGDLRGVIALKEKFQFRLFVDDAHGFGTMGATGAGTGEEQGIQDGIDLYFSTFAKSMASIGAFVAGPENVIEYLRYNMRSQIFAKSLPMPLVVGALKRLELLRTQPELKENLWIIVRALQSGLREKGFNIGTTTSPVTPVLLEGQIPDATQVTFDLRENHGIFCSIVVYPVVPKGVIMLRIIPTAVHTLEDVDTTIKAFEVVQEKLAKGLYSKAEVPAGLQN; encoded by the coding sequence GTGGATCTATTTGAGAAGATTGCCGCCAACCGCGGCCCGCTGGGCAGCCACTCGCACTACGCGCACGGCTATTTCACGTTCCCTAAGCTGGAAGGCGAAATCAAGCCCCGCATGATTTTCCGCGGCAAGGAGGTGCTCACCTGGAGCCTGAATAACTACCTGGGCCTGGCCAACCACCCCGAGGTACGCAAGGCCGACGCCGACGCCGCTGCCGAGTTCGGCATGGCTCTGCCCATGGGCGCCCGCATGATGTCCGGCAACTCCAACCTGCACGAGCAGCTGGAAAATGAGCTGGCCGAATTCGTGATGAAGCCCGATTGCATGCTGCTCAACTTCGGCTACCAGGGCGTGGTGTCCATCATCGACGCTATGGTGAACCGCCACGATGTAATTGTGTACGACGCCGAGTCGCATGCCTGCATCATTGATGGCGTGCGCCTGCACGCCGGCAAGCGCTTTGTGTATACCCACAACGACATGGGTAGCCTGGAGAAGCAGCTGGAGCGCGCCAAGCGCCTCACCGACGAAACCGGCGGCGGCATCCTCGTGATTACCGAGGGCGTGTTCGGCATGTCGGGCAACCAGGGCGACCTGCGGGGCGTGATTGCGCTGAAGGAGAAATTCCAGTTCCGTTTGTTCGTAGATGATGCCCACGGCTTCGGCACAATGGGCGCTACCGGCGCCGGAACGGGCGAAGAACAGGGCATTCAGGATGGCATTGACCTTTATTTTTCGACGTTTGCGAAGAGCATGGCCAGCATTGGCGCCTTCGTAGCGGGCCCCGAGAACGTAATTGAATATTTGCGCTACAACATGCGCAGCCAGATTTTCGCCAAAAGCCTGCCCATGCCGCTTGTAGTGGGCGCTTTGAAGCGTTTGGAGCTGCTGCGCACCCAGCCCGAGCTGAAGGAAAACCTCTGGATCATTGTGCGGGCCCTGCAGAGCGGTTTGCGCGAGAAAGGCTTCAATATCGGCACCACCACTTCGCCCGTAACGCCGGTGCTGCTGGAGGGTCAGATTCCGGACGCTACCCAGGTAACCTTCGATCTGCGTGAGAATCACGGCATTTTCTGCTCCATCGTGGTGTATCCGGTAGTGCCGAAAGGTGTGATCATGCTCCGCATTATCCCAACCGCGGTACATACCCTGGAGGACGTGGATACGACCATCAAGGCGTTCGAAGTAGTGCAGGAGAAGCTCGCGAAAGGACTTTATTCCAAAGCTGAAGTACCTGCCGGCCTGCAGAACTAG
- the tyrS gene encoding tyrosine--tRNA ligase, with protein sequence MNLIDELRWRGMFHDMMPGTEEHLLKNAPITGYIGFDPTAPSLHIGNLATIMLLVHLQRAGHRPLALVGGATGMIGDPSGKSAERNLLDEDALRRNQAGIQAQLEKFLVFDDSPTGARVVNNYDWFKDFNFLQFLREVGKHLTVNYMMAKDSVKRRIGGNEESGADGISYTEFSYQLLQGYDFFHLYKELGTTLQMGASDQWGNITTGTELIRRMSGGEGKAYALTGQLITKADGTKYGKSETGTVWLDGAMTSPYQFYQFFLNAADADVPRLIRVFTLLPQAEIEALEAEHALAPHLRTLQKALAQDVTIRVHGPAAYEAAVAASQVLFGGGELSSLDEATLLDVFAGVPHVEVPRASLTEHNVISLLSDATNAVIFPSKGEAKKMIQAGGVSLNRAKATLEQQAAELPLLHDKYVVAQKGKKNYYLIKVV encoded by the coding sequence TTGAACCTCATAGACGAACTGCGCTGGCGGGGCATGTTTCACGACATGATGCCCGGCACTGAGGAGCACCTGCTGAAGAACGCGCCCATCACCGGCTACATCGGCTTCGACCCTACCGCGCCCTCCCTGCACATCGGCAACCTGGCCACCATTATGCTGCTGGTGCATTTGCAGCGAGCCGGCCACCGGCCCCTGGCCCTGGTGGGCGGCGCCACCGGCATGATTGGCGACCCCTCGGGCAAATCGGCCGAGCGGAATTTGCTGGATGAGGATGCCCTGCGCCGCAACCAGGCCGGCATTCAGGCCCAGCTAGAGAAGTTCCTGGTGTTCGACGACTCGCCCACCGGGGCCCGGGTGGTGAACAACTACGACTGGTTCAAAGACTTCAACTTCCTGCAGTTTCTGCGCGAAGTAGGCAAGCACCTCACCGTGAACTACATGATGGCCAAGGACTCGGTGAAGCGCCGCATCGGCGGCAACGAGGAATCCGGCGCCGACGGCATCAGCTACACCGAGTTCAGCTACCAGCTGCTGCAGGGCTACGACTTCTTCCACCTCTACAAAGAGCTGGGCACCACCCTGCAGATGGGCGCCAGTGACCAGTGGGGCAACATCACTACCGGTACTGAGTTGATCCGGCGCATGTCGGGCGGCGAAGGCAAAGCCTACGCCCTCACCGGCCAGCTCATCACCAAAGCCGACGGCACCAAGTACGGCAAGAGCGAAACCGGCACCGTGTGGCTGGATGGCGCCATGACGAGCCCGTACCAGTTCTACCAGTTCTTCCTCAACGCCGCCGACGCCGACGTACCCCGCCTCATCCGCGTGTTCACGCTGCTCCCACAGGCGGAAATCGAAGCTCTGGAAGCCGAACACGCCTTGGCCCCGCACCTGCGCACTTTGCAGAAGGCCCTGGCCCAGGACGTGACCATCCGCGTGCACGGCCCAGCGGCCTACGAAGCAGCCGTAGCGGCCTCGCAGGTGCTGTTCGGCGGCGGCGAGCTGAGCAGCCTCGATGAAGCCACGCTGCTCGACGTGTTTGCCGGCGTGCCCCACGTGGAGGTGCCCCGCGCCAGCCTCACCGAGCACAACGTCATCAGCCTGCTGAGCGACGCTACCAACGCCGTCATCTTCCCCTCCAAAGGCGAGGCCAAGAAGATGATTCAGGCCGGCGGCGTGAGTTTGAACCGCGCCAAGGCCACGCTGGAACAACAGGCCGCCGAGCTGCCGCTGCTGCACGATAAGTACGTGGTGGCCCAGAAAGGCAAGAAGAACTATTACCTGATCAAGGTGGTGTAA
- the holA gene encoding DNA polymerase III subunit delta has protein sequence MNLSPDEILKQLQQRQFAPVYFLQGEEPYYIDLLADLLEKHVLPEPDKGFNQVVLYGKDTDVAGILGQAKRFPMMAERSVVIVKEAQAVADLEAEKSWPFLEAYLKNPLQSTVLVFCYKHKTLDARKKLGKLLAGDKKEPAPAGTVLMTSKKLYDNQVAPWLSNYVRSKNQQITPQATVMLAEYIGGELGRLTNEVDKMLINLLPGHSIDEDLVQRMVGISKEYNIFELQSALVRRDVLKANRILLYFEANPKNNPLIPNLTLLFNYFSRLLALHQNPNPSETDWLKMGLRFPIQRKDYQTGLKVFDFHRTRDIVHLIRRADAQSKGIDSGSMTDGEILRELIWLIIHPVPLHAVVGA, from the coding sequence TTGAATCTCTCGCCCGACGAAATCCTGAAGCAGCTCCAGCAGCGGCAGTTTGCGCCCGTGTATTTCCTGCAGGGGGAGGAGCCGTATTACATCGATCTGCTGGCTGATCTGCTGGAAAAGCACGTGCTGCCCGAACCCGACAAAGGCTTCAACCAAGTGGTGCTCTACGGCAAGGATACCGACGTGGCCGGCATTCTGGGCCAGGCCAAGCGCTTTCCCATGATGGCCGAACGCTCGGTGGTGATTGTGAAGGAGGCCCAGGCCGTGGCCGACCTGGAGGCCGAAAAGTCGTGGCCGTTTCTGGAGGCGTACCTGAAAAACCCGCTGCAGAGCACCGTGCTGGTGTTCTGCTACAAGCACAAAACCCTGGACGCCCGCAAGAAGCTGGGCAAGCTGCTGGCCGGTGATAAAAAGGAGCCCGCGCCCGCTGGCACCGTGCTCATGACCAGCAAGAAGCTCTACGACAACCAGGTGGCGCCCTGGCTGAGCAACTACGTGCGCTCGAAAAACCAGCAGATTACGCCCCAGGCCACCGTGATGCTGGCCGAGTACATCGGCGGGGAGCTGGGCCGCCTCACCAACGAGGTGGACAAGATGCTCATCAACCTGCTGCCCGGCCACAGCATCGACGAGGATCTGGTGCAGCGCATGGTGGGCATCAGCAAGGAGTACAACATCTTCGAGCTGCAGAGTGCCCTGGTCCGCCGCGACGTGCTCAAGGCCAACCGCATCCTGCTCTACTTCGAGGCCAACCCCAAGAACAACCCGCTCATCCCGAACCTGACGCTGCTGTTCAACTACTTCTCCCGGCTGCTGGCCCTGCACCAGAACCCCAACCCCTCGGAAACCGACTGGCTGAAAATGGGCCTGCGCTTCCCCATCCAGCGCAAAGACTACCAGACCGGCCTGAAAGTGTTCGACTTCCACCGCACCCGCGACATCGTGCACCTCATCCGCCGCGCCGACGCCCAAAGTAAAGGCATCGACTCAGGCTCCATGACCGACGGCGAAATCCTGCGCGAGCTGATCTGGCTGATCATCCACCCGGTGCCGCTGCACGCGGTGGTGGGAGCGTAG
- the parS gene encoding type II RES/Xre toxin-antitoxin system antitoxin — protein MATPAHQPKITAPMPAALRKKWAAWGRAGQDAYALVMEARKGVPAATVFEVAEAYQLQAQELEAIYELSTKTLRTYSQEKKNLSAASSEKTLKIISLYNLGLEVFGNAAAYLRWLDKPAHGLDGEIPLRLLETSGGIDLVAEELTRIAYGDLS, from the coding sequence ATGGCAACTCCTGCTCATCAACCCAAGATTACGGCCCCCATGCCGGCGGCTTTGCGCAAAAAATGGGCCGCCTGGGGCCGGGCCGGGCAGGACGCCTACGCCTTGGTGATGGAGGCCCGCAAGGGCGTGCCCGCGGCCACGGTCTTTGAGGTGGCCGAGGCCTACCAGCTGCAGGCCCAGGAGCTGGAGGCCATCTACGAGTTGTCGACTAAAACCCTGCGCACCTACTCCCAGGAAAAGAAAAACCTGAGCGCGGCCAGCAGCGAGAAAACGCTTAAAATCATCAGCCTCTACAACCTGGGGCTGGAGGTGTTCGGCAACGCGGCAGCGTACCTGCGCTGGCTGGATAAGCCCGCCCACGGCCTCGACGGCGAGATTCCGCTGCGGCTGCTGGAAACCAGCGGCGGCATTGACTTGGTAGCCGAGGAGCTCACGCGCATCGCCTACGGCGACTTGTCGTAA
- a CDS encoding RES family NAD+ phosphorylase codes for MLVYRICLAKYADDLFASGYRARWNFKDQFVIYTAATRALACLENVVHRSGEGLTDQFRVLVIEVPDDVLIEEITPAQLPADWERASRYAVCQPLGDAWYRRRSSAVLRVPSSIVPQEFNYILHSRHPDFKRIRIVAREEFRFDSRIKAQDVG; via the coding sequence ATGCTGGTATACCGCATCTGCCTGGCCAAGTACGCCGACGACCTGTTTGCCTCGGGCTACCGGGCGCGCTGGAATTTCAAGGATCAGTTCGTGATTTACACGGCCGCCACCCGCGCTTTAGCCTGCCTCGAAAACGTGGTGCACCGCAGCGGCGAAGGCCTCACCGACCAGTTTCGGGTGTTGGTGATTGAGGTGCCCGACGACGTGCTCATCGAAGAAATTACGCCCGCCCAACTGCCCGCTGATTGGGAGCGGGCCAGCCGCTACGCCGTGTGCCAGCCCCTCGGCGACGCTTGGTACCGCCGCCGCAGCTCGGCCGTGCTGCGCGTGCCCTCGTCCATCGTACCCCAGGAGTTCAACTACATCCTGCACAGCCGCCACCCCGATTTCAAGCGCATCCGCATCGTGGCCCGGGAGGAATTTCGATTCGACTCGCGCATCAAGGCGCAGGATGTGGGCTGA
- a CDS encoding tetratricopeptide repeat protein, with product MKLFPRIALAASLSAAAPLAAQAQQTQVFASDERHFQEGLELFDRGKYGAAQQAFQRYTELTQRRTGELAEGRTIDAEYYYAVAGLYLFHPDAEDRILAFARQNPAHPKAAVAFFELGKFYFDKKDYVKAIDYLQRVGADNLSTEQRAESEFKLGYSYFAQKEFDKAKLQFDRNKQGTHEYRYASSYYAGYLAYRAGDYAGARQDLAVAEQNDAYRPVVPAVMSQIYYKEGNFDGLIDYGTKALAQTPPPQSSDEIQLLVGDAYYQKQDFKQAAEYFDKYAAGRKKIEPEVQYKIGYANYKQGDFKGAIGSFKGVAARRDSLGQNAAYHLGLSYLQTNQKQLALNSFDAARKASFDKNVTENATLKYAQINYELGNTPEVIAALKDFGKKYPRSKNREAADDILSESFLNSSDYAQALNYLDNLDDRSSKLNATYQRVSYLQAATLYNNARYTEALPLLDKSLKYPQDDALRAAAQVLKGEIYSVGQQYQPAITAYTAAARTARSGGVTPDEKVFEQKARYGLGYAYYNTQQYDRARPQFQAWLQDPVAKPADPNYYDVTLRLADTYYVAKNYTQALELYNKVIAANAADKDYAYYQKSVVLGLLGRRDEAASTLGTLLRTSPTSRYADDAVYQQAQLDFEAGSFQQAVDGFSRLITNRPNSALIPQALHKRGVAYANLEQHDKAAADFKQVLSQYPRTKAASSAIYSLQESLSAQGKTEEFDQYLAQFKQQNPDSKATESVEFEAAKSLYLAEKYAQAIPRLESYLKQYPDNALAADGRYFLADALLRTGKKAEALPKLKAVVQEGKSEFVNRAVGRVAELEFENKNYPEAISYYTRLRTSSQNKREIANAGLGLMRSYYESGDLENTRRVAQELQTQAASPTATNAALLYLGKASLKAGNFDQAITELNTAATAAAADENGAEAQYLVADALFQQKKYPEALDAAYKTNTSNYELWQGRGFLLISDIYAAQGENFQARATLNSIIDNKFPVAEVIDGAKKRLAALPSDSPAGGTKPAPTKPTTTKPGTSKAPATPKSKTAGRSSLLPSTAQPTDTISNRTDGPVGEEE from the coding sequence ATGAAGTTATTCCCCCGGATTGCGCTGGCCGCCTCCCTTAGCGCCGCGGCGCCGCTGGCCGCCCAAGCCCAGCAAACGCAGGTGTTCGCCTCCGACGAGCGCCACTTCCAGGAAGGCCTGGAGCTGTTCGACCGTGGCAAGTATGGCGCCGCCCAGCAGGCGTTCCAACGCTATACCGAGCTGACCCAGCGCCGCACCGGTGAGCTGGCCGAGGGCCGCACCATCGACGCCGAGTACTACTACGCCGTGGCCGGCCTCTACCTGTTCCACCCCGACGCCGAGGACCGGATTCTGGCCTTCGCGCGCCAGAACCCGGCTCACCCTAAGGCCGCCGTGGCGTTTTTCGAGCTGGGCAAGTTTTACTTCGACAAGAAGGACTACGTCAAGGCCATCGACTACCTGCAGCGCGTGGGCGCCGACAACCTGAGCACCGAGCAGCGCGCCGAGTCGGAGTTCAAGCTGGGCTACAGCTACTTCGCGCAGAAGGAGTTCGACAAAGCCAAGCTGCAGTTCGACCGCAACAAGCAGGGTACCCACGAGTACCGCTACGCCAGCTCCTACTACGCCGGCTACCTGGCCTACCGCGCTGGCGACTACGCCGGGGCCCGCCAGGACCTGGCCGTGGCTGAGCAGAACGACGCCTACCGCCCCGTGGTGCCGGCCGTGATGAGCCAGATCTACTACAAAGAAGGCAACTTCGACGGCCTCATCGACTACGGCACCAAAGCCCTGGCCCAGACGCCGCCGCCGCAGTCCAGTGACGAGATTCAGCTGCTGGTGGGCGACGCCTATTATCAGAAGCAGGACTTCAAGCAGGCCGCCGAGTACTTCGACAAGTACGCCGCCGGCCGCAAGAAGATCGAGCCCGAGGTGCAGTACAAAATCGGGTACGCCAACTACAAGCAGGGCGACTTCAAAGGCGCCATCGGCTCGTTCAAGGGTGTGGCTGCCCGCCGCGACTCGCTGGGGCAGAATGCGGCCTATCACCTGGGGCTGAGTTATCTGCAAACCAACCAGAAGCAGTTGGCTTTGAACTCGTTTGACGCGGCCCGCAAAGCCAGCTTCGACAAGAACGTCACCGAAAACGCCACCCTCAAGTACGCGCAGATCAACTATGAGCTGGGCAACACGCCGGAGGTGATTGCGGCCCTCAAGGACTTCGGCAAGAAGTACCCGCGCTCCAAAAACCGCGAAGCCGCCGACGACATCCTGAGCGAGAGTTTTCTGAACTCCTCCGACTACGCCCAGGCCCTCAACTACCTCGACAACCTCGACGACCGGAGCAGCAAGCTCAACGCCACCTACCAGCGCGTATCCTACCTGCAGGCCGCCACGCTCTACAACAACGCCCGCTACACCGAGGCTCTGCCGCTGCTCGATAAGAGCCTGAAATACCCGCAGGACGACGCGCTGCGCGCCGCTGCCCAGGTGCTGAAAGGCGAAATCTACAGCGTGGGCCAGCAATACCAGCCCGCCATTACGGCCTACACCGCCGCGGCCCGCACCGCCCGCTCCGGCGGCGTCACGCCCGACGAGAAGGTATTCGAGCAGAAAGCCCGCTACGGCCTCGGCTACGCCTACTACAACACCCAGCAGTATGACCGCGCCCGGCCGCAGTTCCAGGCCTGGCTGCAGGACCCGGTGGCCAAGCCCGCCGACCCCAACTACTACGACGTGACCCTGCGCCTGGCTGACACCTATTATGTAGCCAAAAACTACACCCAGGCGCTGGAGCTCTACAACAAAGTCATTGCGGCCAACGCCGCCGACAAGGACTACGCCTACTACCAGAAGAGTGTGGTGCTGGGTTTGTTGGGCCGCCGCGACGAAGCCGCCAGCACGCTGGGCACGCTGCTGCGCACCTCGCCCACCTCGCGCTACGCCGACGACGCCGTGTACCAGCAGGCCCAGCTGGATTTCGAGGCCGGCTCGTTTCAGCAGGCCGTGGATGGCTTTTCGCGCCTGATTACTAACCGCCCCAACTCGGCCCTCATTCCGCAGGCGCTGCACAAGCGCGGCGTGGCCTACGCCAACCTGGAGCAGCACGACAAGGCCGCCGCCGACTTCAAGCAGGTGCTGAGCCAGTATCCGCGCACCAAGGCCGCCAGCAGCGCCATCTACTCGCTGCAGGAAAGTTTGTCGGCGCAGGGCAAGACCGAGGAGTTCGACCAGTACCTGGCCCAGTTCAAGCAGCAGAATCCCGACAGCAAAGCCACCGAAAGCGTGGAGTTTGAGGCCGCCAAGTCGCTGTACCTGGCCGAGAAGTACGCCCAGGCCATTCCGCGCCTGGAGTCGTACCTGAAGCAGTACCCCGACAACGCGCTGGCCGCCGACGGCCGCTATTTCCTGGCCGATGCGCTTCTGCGCACAGGTAAGAAGGCCGAGGCGCTGCCTAAGCTGAAAGCCGTGGTGCAGGAAGGCAAGTCGGAGTTTGTGAACCGCGCCGTGGGCCGGGTGGCCGAGCTGGAGTTCGAGAACAAGAACTACCCCGAGGCCATCAGCTACTACACGCGGCTGCGCACGTCGTCGCAGAACAAGCGCGAAATTGCCAACGCCGGGCTGGGCCTGATGCGTAGCTACTACGAAAGCGGCGACCTGGAAAACACGCGTCGCGTGGCCCAGGAACTGCAGACGCAGGCCGCCTCGCCCACCGCCACCAACGCTGCGCTGCTCTACCTGGGCAAGGCTAGCCTCAAAGCCGGCAACTTCGACCAGGCCATTACGGAGTTGAACACGGCTGCCACGGCTGCCGCCGCCGACGAGAACGGCGCCGAGGCTCAGTACCTGGTGGCTGATGCCCTGTTTCAGCAGAAGAAGTACCCCGAAGCCCTCGACGCCGCCTACAAGACCAACACCTCCAACTACGAGCTGTGGCAGGGCCGGGGCTTCCTGCTCATCTCCGACATCTACGCCGCGCAGGGTGAAAACTTCCAGGCCCGCGCCACGCTCAACTCCATCATCGACAACAAATTTCCGGTGGCTGAGGTGATTGACGGGGCGAAGAAACGCCTCGCCGCGCTGCCTTCCGACAGCCCGGCCGGTGGCACCAAACCCGCCCCGACCAAGCCCACCACCACCAAGCCCGGCACCAGCAAAGCCCCGGCTACGCCCAAGAGCAAAACCGCCGGCCGCAGCTCCCTTCTGCCCAGCACTGCCCAGCCCACCGACACCATCAGCAACCGCACCGATGGCCCGGTAGGCGAGGAGGAATAG